In Drosophila bipectinata strain 14024-0381.07 chromosome 2R, DbipHiC1v2, whole genome shotgun sequence, one genomic interval encodes:
- the Not1 gene encoding CCR4-NOT transcription complex subunit 1 isoform X3 codes for MNVESQLKTPLTHIRNLVKHVNKRNFNETCEHIKQFVKEHGLEADRSSLRHLFSVINFSDASPTVTVQLQAKLLGSQLQRQLQSSSFVSNICFAFDQYFVTNQKSLKPAAVADLVSHVSRLTGINKLCECIFALAVTHSSHPELRKSAKNNLEVSLPELINSYLGNNNSSAATSGLQEISFDLLQYLLCCLSDYVKPELEHQFLVKLREEFPRQAVPLVLAPFLYGSTTATAAVAGAGASETDAEAETTASNSNSSSSEADAPNEVGIEDIYDHLSEIIFTNQGKNNIMDTSWINLIHEIGYEFTSSVEECKNHLCSRERERAEVQAKDVAKIVGLMCRRHSSLLDCNVNLPTPANFWPGQAQGQSQGQGAGSSSSGSSQTQSTSQQQGSGNSNNNDGAEGNSSSDKKDKKETTEATQTWKPDVFVQALKEVVPQLNWKDVCLELDHPEFVLKDRIGLDLLLTILRLATSSSLFPHPECIYRHWANTEGQLSLITTMLKNPDLFSFSDFVFSQPALDVLKTAPDAENKEISAWKSLHLVEVLLSIADKGYYTQVHEIFKFPAQNCPDVLFLALLHINPPLSPLRLDLFNQLIPTFLGNHPNSNVILASAWSSTNFQLRPNIMNAMSEWYLRGNDFDQGKLSRILDLAQDLKALSSLLNARSFLFIIDLACLASRREYLKLEKWLTDKIRDHGEPFMQAMIKVLLRRCPQLVNAKVSEDQLPPKQAQLLPETVTTMINCLQNCINNCMQPEMVEVVMQMTANVAIMANKARAQQQPGLVPPPPPNMLRGHRGMDLSGGIVPPPPQQPFSGNLNAQMFAPGMDPLTNMSNNLAGLNLSGPNGGFNFGNMLTSPSRLMNPGASPYPLNPMQMPQAPPPPNVGNLGRMLPGGPQQPTPTPTPTAPNPNNPVMADLQIPVSKEVEDEVNSYFQRIYNHQPNPTLSIDEVLDILQRFKESSNRREQEVFLCMLRNLFEEYRFFCQYPEKELQITAQLFGGIIDRNLVPTFVALGLSLRCVLDALRKPEGNKLFYFGITALDRFRTRLHTYNKYCEHIRSIPHFSDFPPHLIQYVEYGMHGQEPPAQKLIGLSNTIPSAISSGPPTEPLFRANSMPGNVPGVTLGSGAKTSVAVSHATRMKSIANATNIDTLLVANQEEKVTVPPEPVQDKTAFIFNNLSQLNIPQKCEEIKEIMTKEYWPWLAQYLVLKRASMEFNFHTLYYNFLDALKNGEINRFVTKETLRNIKVLLRSDKGVINFSDRSLLKNLGHWLGMMTLGRNRPILQLDLDLKSLLAEAYHKGQQELLFVVPFVAKILESSAKSRIFRSPNPWTMGIMYVLGELHQEPELKLNLKFEIEVLCKTLNLELAKLRPVIYLKDPTRALLIEQQMSQPKPKQPEPIAAAPALPSQQPSPAQAPQQPPQPQQQQQAPPPPPPADVDAQAAAAMMMGSGGSGANSTPGSVASPNLPTDPSQVVLPPPEPRYSYVDVNVSNFQLIAQHLILPPNIPFLHTNPGIKLIVINAVERTITDWLQPVVDRSIRIACATTEQIIRKDFALDADENRMRTAAHQMVRNLAAGMAMITGKDEIARAISQNVHKAFVSSMTGMPSLTEVQAAAMQLANENVELVCAFIQKTSAEKAAAEIDRRLSTDFETRKIAREEGNRFVDAQILSYQQERLPEAVRIKVGPAPATLYAVYSEFARSIPGFQQMSDRDIALFVPKPQDLPPPNVFANDESSMVYAEVASKMEAFMNTAIGVPSLQVQASKMHMLLNALMSTRRQRDQESAFNLLTRAVEGLTEGLVNVPDHIEQMKLYQNIHLRILSLLQNSFGAPNTERAVTKCFFDIREEVRYNVEAARSLITSHFVNLNQFDGMLRDCMDNGNNYVAISFGIALLERLIMEDRAINIVQDNEFMATVELLGRLTQHRHRYPECIVNAIDTLWSGNFNSSSDFSPFNASERYLAGASHYIHSGMHHVRSCDTDDPPGLQEKTEFLLKDWVALYTQQNQQSTRDARNFGAFVQKMNTYGILKTDDLITRFFRQATHICTDVVYRMFAEPNLQLNQAKNKIFQWIDAFVHLIAMLVRHSGEAGNPTTKINLLNKVLGIVLGTLLKDQEMRGTNFQQVGYHRFFMMLFMELCSADMILESLMHSIVSAFAYTYHLLNPSVAPGFCFAWLELISHRVFLGRILVQIPGQKGWPLYAQLLQDLFKYLAPFLRNTELGKPVQLLYKGTLRVLLVLLHDFPEFLCDYHFGFCDTIPPNCVQMRNIILSAFPRNMRLPDPFTPNLKVDMLSDSSNAPKVSSSYIMNIQPPNFKKDLDSYLKARAPVTFLSELRGHLQVTSEPGTRYNMTLMNALVMYVGTQAIALIRNKNFVPNTSNIAHSAHMDIFQNLAVDLDTEGRYLFLNAIANQLRYPNSHTHYFSCAVLHLFAEANSEAIQEQITRVLLERLIVNRPHPWGLLITFIELIKNPIYKFWDHDFVHCAPEITKYFGEILIVVKRFEHLIGIQCAT; via the exons ATGAACGTAGAGAGCCAACTGAAGACACCGCTAACGCACATACGCAATCTGGTCAAACACGTGAACAAGCgaaattttaatgaaacctGCGAGCATATAAAGCAG TTCGTTAAAGAGCACGGCCTGGAAGCGGATCGCAGCAGTCTGCGTCACCTGTTTTCCGTGATCAACTTCAGCGACGCCTCGCCGACGGTTACCGTTCAGCTGCAGGCCAAGCTTTTGGGATCCCAGTTGCAGCGTCAGCTGCAGAGTTCATCGTTTGTGTCCAACATCTGCTTCGCTTTCGATCAGTACTTTGTTACCAATCAGAAG TCTTTGAAACCGGCAGCAGTTGCGGATCTCGTTAGCCACGTGTCGCGTTTAACCGGCATCAACAAACTCTGTGAGTGCATCTTTGCTTTGGCTGTGACCCATTCTTCGCATCCGGAGCTTAGGAAATCGGCGAAAAACAACTTGGAAGTCTCCCTTCCGGAGCTAATTAATTCCTATCTCGGGAATAATAATAGCAGTGCGGCGACCAGTGGTCTTCAAGAGATTTCCTTTGATTTGCTACAGTATCTGCTGTGCTGTCTGAGCGACTACGTAAAGCCGGAACTTGAGCACCAGTTTCTGGTCAAGTTACGCGAGGAATTTCCGCGCCAAGCGGTGCCACTCGTTCTTGCCCCGTTCCTTTACGGCTCGACGACGGCGACGGCGGCGGTTGCGGGAGCAGGTGCCAGTGAAACGGATGCGGAGGCCGAGACGACggccagcaacagcaatagcTCCAGTTCCGAGGCGGATGCTCCTAACGAGGTGGGAATCGAGGATATCTATGACCATTTAAGCGAGATAATATTTACAAACCAG gggaaaaataatattatggACACATCCTGGATTAATTTAATCCATGAAATCGGTTACGAATTTACATCGAGCGTTGAAGAGTGCAAGAATCATTTGTGTTCCCGCGAACGAGAACGCGCTGAAGTTCAGGCCAAAGATGTCGCCAAGATCGTGGGTCTTATGTGTCGGCGGCACTCATCGCTGCTCGATTGTAATGTAAACCTTCCAACGCCAGCCAACTTCTGGCCAGGCCAGGCACAAGGACAGAGTCAGGGACAGGGAGCTGGCAGCAGTAGTAGCGGATCTTCGCAGACCCAAAGCACTTCCCAACAGCAGGGCtccggcaacagcaacaacaacgatgGCGCCGAAGGTAACTCGTCTAGTGATAAAAAGGACAAGAAGGAGACGACGGAAGCTACACAAACCTGGAAGCCTGATGTCTTTGTACAGGCCCTCAAGGAGGTGGTGCCCCAGCTCAACTGGAAGGACGTGTGCCTGG AACTCGACCATCCGGAGTTTGTGCTGAAAGATCGCATCGGTTTGGATCTGCTCCTGACCATATTGCGGTTGGCCACCAGTTCCAGCTTGTTCCCTCATCCAGAATGCATTTACCGCCATTGGGCGAACACGGAGGGGCAGCTGTCGCTGATCACCACAATGCTTAAGAATCCGGATCTCTTCTCTTTCTCCGACTTTGTGTTCAGCCAGCCAGCTCTGGACGTCCTCAAGACTGCCCCGGATGCGGAAAACAAGGAGATATCAGCGTGGAAGTCCCTGCATCTGGTCGAGGTGCTGCTGTCGATTGCCGACAAGGGATACTACACCCAAGTCCATGAGATTTTCAAGTTTCCCGCTCAGAACTGTCCGGATGTTCTATTTCTGGCTTTGCTGCACATTAACCCTCCGCTTTCGCCGTTGCGCCTGGATCTGTTTAACCAGCTTATCCCAACGTTTCTGGGCAATCATCCGAACTCGAACGTCATTCTGGCCAGTGCGTGGAGCTCGACCAACTTCCAGCTACGCCCCAACATCATGAACGCCATGTCCGAATGGTACCTGAGGGGAAATGATTTCGATCAGGGGAAGTTGTCGCGCATCCTAGATCTTGCCCAGGACCTGAAGGCGTTGTCGTCGCTGCTTAACGCACGATCCTTCCTGTTCATCATCGACCTGGCATGCCTTGCTTCGCGACGGGAGTACCTGAAGCTGGAAAAATGGCTCACCGACAAGATTCGAGACCACGGCGAGCCGTTCATGCAGGCCATGATCAAGGTGCTACTTCGGCGCTGTCCGCAATTGGTCAACGCCAAGGTATCCGAGGACCAGCTGCCCCCCAAACAGGCTCAGCTCTTGCCCGAGACGGTCACCACAATGATTAACTGCCTCCAGAATTGCATCAACAACTGTATGCAGCCGGAAATGGTCGAGGTGGTAATGCAGATGACTGCCAACGTCGCCATAATGGCCAACAAGGCTCGTGCCCAGCAGCAGCCAGGACTGGTTCCGCCGCCCCCGCCAAATATGCTGCGCGGCCATCGTGGCATGGATCTATCCGGCGGCATTGTGCCCCCGCCGCCGCAACAGCCTTTCTCTGGAAACCTGAACGCCCAGATGTTCGCTCCTGGCATGGATCCGCTCACAAACATGTCGAACAACCTCGCCGGGCTTAATCTGAGTGGGCCGAACGGCGGGTTCAACTTTGGCAACATGCTAACGTCGCCATCACGACTGATGAATCCCGGAGCCAGTCCATATCCACTGAACCCCATGCAGATGCCGCAGGCACCACCGCCGCCCAATGTCGGCAATCTTGGACGCATGCTGCCCGGCGGACCACAACAGCCGACGCCCACGCCAACGCCAACGGCCCCCAATCCGAACAACCCCGTGATGGCAGATCTTCAGATACCTGTGTCCAAGGAGGTGGAGGATGAAGTGAACTCGTACTTTCAACGCATTTATAACCACCAGCCGAATCCCACGCTCTCCATCGACGAGGTGCTGGACATTCTGCAGCGATTCAAGGAGTCGAGCAACCGCCGCGAACAGGAGGTGTTCCTGTGCATGCTGAGAAACCTGTTCGAGGAGTATCGCTTCTTCTGTCAGTATCCCGAGAAGGAGCTGCAGATCACGGCGCAGCTATTCGGCGGCATCATCGACCGCAATCTGGTTCCCACTTTCGTGGCCCTCGGCCTATCCCTGCGCTGTGTCTTGGATGCACTGCGGAAACCGGAGGGCAATAAGCTATTCTACTTTGGTATCACGGCGCTGGACCGTTTCAGAACTCGACTACATACCTATAACAAGTACTGTGAGCATATCCGTTCGATTCCCCACTTCTCGGACTTCCCGCCACATCTAATCCAGTATGTGGAGTACGGAATGCATGGTCAGGAGCCGCCGGCGCAAAAGCTAATTGGCCTCAGCAACACGATCCCATCCGCGATTTCCTCAGGGCCGCCAACAGAGCCACTCTTCCGAGCTAACTCCATGCCAG GTAATGTGCCCGGTGTCACCCTCGGATCGGGAGCCAAGACATCGGTTGCTGTGTCGCATGCCACGCGGATGAAGTCGATTGCCAATGCCACCAACATCGACACTCTGCTAGTTGCCAACCAGGAGGAGAAGGTCACTGTGCCGCCAGAGCCAGTCCAGGATAAAACAGCCTTTATATTCAACAACCTGAGCCAGCTGAACATCCCGCAGAAGTGCGAGGAGATCAAGGAAATCATGACCAAGGAGTACTGGCCATGGCTAGCCCAATACTTGGTGCTGAAGCGTGCCTCCATGGAGTTCAACTTCCACACCCTGTACTACAACTTCCTGGATGCCCTGAAGAACGGCGAGATCAATCGATTCGTGACCAAAGAGACGCTGCGCAATATCAAGGTTCTTCTGCGCTCTGACAAGGGAGTGATCAACTTCTCCGATCGCAGCCTGCTGAAGAATCTTGGTCATTGGCTGGGCATGATGACCCTGGGACGCAATCGACCCATCCTGCAGCTGGACCTGGATCTGAAGTCTCTGTTGGCCGAGGCCTACCACAAGGGGCAGCAGGAGCTGTTGTTTGTGGTGCCCTTTGTGGCGAAGATCCTCGAGTCGTCGGCCAAGTCGCGAATTTTCCGCTCACCCAATCCCTGGACAATGGGTATCATGTACGTGCTGGGCGAACTCCACCAGGAGCCGGAGCTTAAACTGAATCTGAAGTTCGAGATCGAGGTGCTGTGCAAGACCCTTAACCTGGAGCTGGCCAAGCTGCGACCTGTCATATATCTGAAGGATCCCACGCGCGCCCTGCTCATCGAGCAGCAGATGTCGCAGCCGAAACCCAAGCAACCGGAGCCCATTGCAGCTGCCCCGGCTCTGCCCAGTCAACAGCCATCCCCGGCACAGGCTCCACAGCAACCgccgcagccgcagcagcagcagcaggcacctccgccgccaccgccggcCGATGTGGACGCACAGGCAGCAGCTGCCATGATGATGGGAAGTGGAGGAAGCGGAGCAAACAGTACGCCCGGATCGGTGGCCTCGCCCAATCTGCCAACCGATCCCAGCCAAGTGGTTTTACCGCCACCAGAGCCGCGCTACTCTTACGTGGACGTCAACGTAAGCAACTTCCAGCTGATCGCCCAGCATCTGATTCTGCCACCCAACATCCCATTCCTGCACACCAATCCGGGAATCAAACTGATTGTGATCAACGCCGTGGAGCGCACTATCACCGATTGGTTGCAGCCCGTTGTTGACCGGAGTATCCGGATCGCCTGCGCCACCACCGAGCAGATTATCCGCAAGGACTTTGCCCTGGACGCGGATGAGAACCGAATGCGCACCGCCGCCCACCAGATGGTTCGCAACCTGGCCGCCGGCATGGCCATGATAACGGGAAAGGATGAGATTGCACGGGCCATCAGCCAGAATGTGCACAAGGCATTCGTGTCGTCGATGACTGGCATGCCCAGCTTGACCGAGGTCCAGGCCGCTGCCATGCAGCTGGCCAACGAAAATGTGGAACTGGTCTGTGCCTTCATTCAGAAAACATCCGCTGAAAAGGCTGCCGCCGAGATCGATCGGCGACTGAGTACCGACTTCGAGACCCGGAAGATTGCGCGCGAGGAGGGCAACCGGTTTGTGGATGCCCAGATCCTTAGCTACCAGCAGGAGCGCCTTCCGGAAGCGGTGCGCATCAAGGTGGGCCCTGCCCCGGCAACTTTGTACGCCGTATACTCGGAGTTCGCCAGGAGCATTCCCGGATTCCAGCAGATGAGTGATCGGGACATTGCGCTCTTCGTACCAAAGCCACAGGACTTGCCGCCACCGAATGTGTTCGCCAACGACGAGAGCAGCATGGTGTACGCCGAGGTGGCCAGTAAAATGGAGGCCTTCATGAACACGGCCATCGGTGTGCCGTCCCTGCAGGTTCAGGCCAGCAAGATGCACATGCTACTGAACGCCCTGATGTCCACCCGCCGCCAGCGCGACCAGGAGTCGGCCTTCAATCTGCTGACTCGCGCCGTGGAGGGCCTAACCGAGGGGCTGGTCAACGTGCCGGACCACATCGAACAGATGAAACTCTATCAGAATATTCACCTGCGCATCCTCAGTCTCCTGCAGAACAGCTTCGGTGCTCCCAACACGGAGCGGGCTGTGACCAAGTGCTTCTTCGACATCCGCGAGGAGGTGCGCTACAACGTGGAGGCGGCCCGATCCCTGATCACGTCCCATTTCGTCAATCTGAACCAGTTCGATGGTATGCTGCGCGACTGCATGGACAATGGCAACAACTACGTGGCCATCTCGTTCGGCATCGCACTACTGGAGCGCCTCATCATGGAGGATCGCGCCATTAACATTGTCCAGGACAACGAGTTCATGGCCACCGTGGAGCTGCTCGGCAGACTCACCCAGCACAGGCATCGCTACCCGGAATGCATCGTCAACGCCATCGATACGCTGTGGAGCGGAAACTTCAACTCGAGCAGTGACTTCAGTCCGTTCAACGCCAGTGAACGCTACTTGGCGGGAGCCTCGCACTACATCCACTCCGGCATGCATCATGTGAGG tcATGCGACACGGACGATCCGCCAGGACTGCAGGAGAAGACCGAGTTTCTGCTCAAGGACTGGGTGGCACTGTACACCCAGCAGAACCAGCAATCCACCCGGGATGCCCGCAACTTTGGTGCCTTTGTCCAGAAGATGAACACCTACGGAATCCTGAAGACGGATGATCTAATCACGCGCTTCTTCCGCCAAGCGACGCACATCTGCACGGATGTGGTGTACCGCATGTTCGCGGAGCCCAATCTCCAACTGAACCAGGCCAAGAACAAGATATTCCAGTGGATCGATGCGTTCGTCCACCTGATCGCTATGCTTGTTCGGCACTCGGGCGAGGCGGGTAATCCGACCACCAAAATCAACCTGCTGAACAAGGTGCTGGGAATCGTTCTGGGAACGCTGCTGAAGGATCAAGAGATGCGCGGCACCAACTTCCAGCAGGTGGGCTACCATCGCTTCTTCATGATGCTCTTCATGGAGCTCTGCTCGGCGGATATGATCCTCGAGTCGCTGATGCACAGCATTGTGTCGGCCTTTGCCTACACCTATCACCTGTTGAATCCCAGCGTTGCTCCCGGATTCTGCTTTGCCTGGCTGGAGCTCATCTCGCATCGTGTCTTCTTGGGCCGGATCCTGGTCCAGATACCCGGCCAAAAGGGATGGCCACTTTACGCCCAGTTGCTGCAGGATCTCTTCAAATATCTGGCACCGTTCCTGCGCAACACGGAGCTGGGAAAACCCGTTCAACTCCTGTACAAGGGCACCCTTCGTGTCCTGTTGGTACTGTTGCACGACTTCCCCGAGTTCCTGTGCGATTATCACTTTGGATTCTGTGACACGATTCCACCAAACTGTGTCCAAATGCGAAACATTATACTGTCGGCATTTCCGCGCAACATGCGACTACCCGATCCGTTTACGCCCAATCTAAAGGTGGACATGCTGTCGGACAGCAGCAACGCACCCAAGGTGTCCAGCAGCTACATCATGAACATACAGCCGCCAAACTTTAAGAAGGATCTCGACTCTTACCTGAAGGCTCGGGCACCGGTAACCTTCCTTTCGGAATTGCGCGGACACTTGCAGGTGACCAGCGAGCCTGGTACTCGCTACAACATGACGCTCATGAATGCCCTTGTTATGTATGTGGGAACACAAGCAATTGCGTTAATCAG AAACAAAAACTTTGTGCCCAATACCTCAAATATTGCGCACAGCGCCCACATGGACATTTTCCAGAACTTGGCCGTCGACCTGGATACTGAGGGACGCTATCTATTCCTGAATGCGATTGCCAATCAGTTGCGCTACCCCAACAGCCATACGCACTACTTTAGCTGTGCGGTGCTGCATCTGTTTGCCGAGGCCAACTCGGAGGCGATTCAGGAGCAGATAACGCGTGTCCTTCTTGAACGTTTGATCGTGAACCGCCCGCATCCATGGGGACTGCTCATCACGTTCATCGAACTGATTAAGAATCCCATTTACAAGTTCTGGGACCATGATTTTGTGCACTGCGCGCCGGAGATTACCAA ATATTTTGGTGAAATTCTGATTGTAGTTAAACGGTTTGAGCATTTAATTGGCATTCAATGTGCAACGTAG